The window TGGCCGACCTGTGCTGCGGGATCGGCGGCGACGCCATCGCGCTGGCGCGGGCGGGGATCCGGGTGCTGGCCGTCGACCGGGACCCGGTGACGGCGGCGGTGGCGCGGGCGAACGCCGACGCGCTCGGTCTCGCCGGATTGATCGAGGTGCGGGAGGCCGACGTCACGGAGGTGGACACCGCCGGGTACGACGCGGTGTTCGTGGACCCGGCCCGGCGGGGCGGACGCGGCCGCATCTTCGATCCCGAGGCGTACTCGCCGCCGCTGTCCTGGGCGGTCGGCGCGGCCCGCTCCGCGCCCCGGGCGGCTCTCAAGATCGCCCCGGGCATCCCGCACGAGGCGGTGCCGGCCGAGGCGGGGGCGGAGTGGATCTCCGACGGCGGGGACGTGAAGGAGGCCGTGCTGTGGTTCGGCACCGGGGCCGCCGGCACCGTCCGGGCCACGCTGCTGCCCGGCCCGCGCACCCTGCCCGGCCGCGGCCTGCCCGACCCCCAGGTGCGTGCGGTGGGACGGTACCTGTACGAGCCCGACGGCGCCGTGATCCGTGCGCATCTGGTCGCCGAGGTGGCCGAGGAGGTGGGCGGCGGACTCCTCGACGCGACGATCGCCTACGTCACGGCCGACGAACTGCGGCCCACCGCGTTCGCCTCGGCCTACGAGATCACCGACCGGCTTCCGTTCAACGTGAAGAGACTGAAGGCCCTGCTGCGGGAGCGGGAGGTCGGCATCCTGACCGTGAAGAAGCGCGGCTCGGCCGTGGAGCCGGAGGAGCTGCGCCGCAAGGTCAGGCCCCAGGGACCCCACGCGGCCACCGTGTTCCTCACCCGGGTAGCGGGGGCACCGACCATGCTGATCGGCTCCCCCGTCCGGCCCTCGGGCCCCGGCGCGGCGTAGGGCCCCCTCCCCGCCCCGGGGCGGGCCTCAACCGGTCGGCAGGGACCGGAGCCTGGACTCGAGCAGGGCGCGTTCGCGTCCGTTGCGGGCCAGTTCCGCCGCCCGCAGGAACTCCTCGCGGGCCTCGGCCGTGCGTCCCAGGCGGGCCAGCAGGTCGCCGCGGACGCTGGGCAGCAGGTGGTACTCGCGCAGGGCCGGCTCCGCGGCCAGGGCGTCGACCAGCTTAAGGCCCTCGGCCGGACCGTCGGCCAGGGAGACGGCGACCGCCCGGTTCAGCTCGACCACGGGAGACGGGGCACGGGCCGCCAGCAGGCCGTAGAGGGTGGCGATGGCGCGCCAGTCGGTCTCCTCGTACGTGTACGCGTGCGCGTGGCACGCGGCGATCGCCGCCTGGAGCGCGTAGGGGCCGGGGCCACCGCTCGCGGTGGCGTCGGCGCGGGCGAGGGACCGGACGCCGCGGGCGATCAGCATGCGGTTCCAGCGGCGGCGGTTCTGGTCGCGCAGCAGCACCGGTGCGCCGTCGGGGCCGGTGCGGGCGGCGGCCCGGGACGCCTGGAACTCCAGCAGCGAGGTCAGCGCGTGCACCTCGGGTTCCTTGGGCATCAGCCCGGACAGCAAGCGGGCCAGGCGCAGGGCGTCCTCGCACAGTCCGGGACGCAGCCAGTCGTCGCCGGCGGTGGCCGCGTACCCCTCGTTGAAGATCAGGTAGATGACGTCCAGGACGGATCCGAGACGGGCTTCGCGATCGGGGCCGTACGGCACCTCGAAGGCGACGTTCTTCGTGGCGAGGGTGCGTTTGGCGCGGACGATGCGCTGGGCGGTCGTCGGTTCCGGGACCAGGAAGGCCCGGGCGATCTCCGCCGTCGTCAGGCCGCCGAGCAGGCGCAGGGTGAGCGCGGTGCGGGCCTCGGGGGACAGCACCGGGTGGCAGGTGGTGAACACCAGCCGCAGCAGGTCGTCGTCGATGTCGTCCGGGGCGGAGGGTTCCGCGGGCGGTGCCACGGTCTCGAGGTCGCGGCCGATCTCGGCGAGTTTGCGGGTGTAGGTCTCGCGGCGCCGGATCAGGTCGACGGCCCGGTGCCGTGCGGTGGCCATGAGCCAGGCGCCGGGGTTGTCGGGCACGCCGTCGCGCGGCCACCGCTCCAGGGCGGCGACCAGTGCGTCCTGGGCCAGTTCCTCGGCGATGCCGA of the Streptomyces sp. 1222.5 genome contains:
- a CDS encoding class I SAM-dependent methyltransferase, which encodes MNDLALLLTPEGRALLDEVRDTAPAQELAVATRLRRDHPAELVSAALGQARLRQRAAAKFGAEDAGRMFFTPDGVEQSTRARVAAYRARRFAELGVASVADLCCGIGGDAIALARAGIRVLAVDRDPVTAAVARANADALGLAGLIEVREADVTEVDTAGYDAVFVDPARRGGRGRIFDPEAYSPPLSWAVGAARSAPRAALKIAPGIPHEAVPAEAGAEWISDGGDVKEAVLWFGTGAAGTVRATLLPGPRTLPGRGLPDPQVRAVGRYLYEPDGAVIRAHLVAEVAEEVGGGLLDATIAYVTADELRPTAFASAYEITDRLPFNVKRLKALLREREVGILTVKKRGSAVEPEELRRKVRPQGPHAATVFLTRVAGAPTMLIGSPVRPSGPGAA
- a CDS encoding RNA polymerase sigma factor, coding for METQPTAPQPPAARPPAPAPGAVTDTVRAIETVFRLESPRVIAGVARIVRDVGIAEELAQDALVAALERWPRDGVPDNPGAWLMATARHRAVDLIRRRETYTRKLAEIGRDLETVAPPAEPSAPDDIDDDLLRLVFTTCHPVLSPEARTALTLRLLGGLTTAEIARAFLVPEPTTAQRIVRAKRTLATKNVAFEVPYGPDREARLGSVLDVIYLIFNEGYAATAGDDWLRPGLCEDALRLARLLSGLMPKEPEVHALTSLLEFQASRAAARTGPDGAPVLLRDQNRRRWNRMLIARGVRSLARADATASGGPGPYALQAAIAACHAHAYTYEETDWRAIATLYGLLAARAPSPVVELNRAVAVSLADGPAEGLKLVDALAAEPALREYHLLPSVRGDLLARLGRTAEAREEFLRAAELARNGRERALLESRLRSLPTG